A single region of the Brachypodium distachyon strain Bd21 chromosome 3, Brachypodium_distachyon_v3.0, whole genome shotgun sequence genome encodes:
- the LOC100842566 gene encoding protein GDAP2 homolog has translation MQHRSPAAAMDSGTGPASTMAPGLGGVEPAVTLDQVPRWSDPDQRLYTPSSSSAAAEAADGGSEPAPSAFLSFSDPLTGDDGGAAGGGHAAASRFPVDHEINSRIYLWRGHPWNLEVDAVVNSTNESLDEAHSSPGLHAAAGSGLAEECTTLGGCRTGMAKMTNAYDLPARKVIHTVGPKYAVKYHTAAENALSHCYRSCLELLIENGLESIAMGCIYTEAKNYPREPAAHVAIRTVRRFLEKQKSKIAGVVFCTTSSSDTEIYKRLLPLYFPRDKQEEEIAISKLPADVGDENGETVIDERKIRIMPLPAGVTDRIVATAPLALPLDSAMASKRGSFKLDSYLDPSFMSLIKDPDLRRKEQWEKSSQAQKGFNYARLLGYGDLGFPSLSAAEEYSLHSRYLAKANSLNLSEIAEMKIIYRGGVDSEGRPVMVVVGAHFLLRCLDLERFVLHVVKEFEPLIQKPYTIVYLHSAASLQPQPDLGFMKRIQQILGRKHQRNLHGIYILHPTLGLRTAILAMQLLVDGEVWKKVVYVDRLVQLFRYVPREQLTVPDFVFQHDLEVNGGRGLIVDPRTKHIYQRPSG, from the exons ATGCAGCaccgctcgccggcggcggccatggactcCGGCACCGGCCCCGCGTCCACCATGGCGCCCGGCTTGGGCGGCGTCGAGCCGGCGGTGACGCTCGACCAGGTGCCGCGCTGGAGCGACCCCGACCAGCGCCTCTACAcgccttcctcctcatccgccgccgctgaggcTGCGGACGGCGGATCCGAGCCCGCCCCGTCCGCCTTCCTCTCATTCTCCGACCCGCtcaccggcgacgacggcggcgccgccggcggtggccacgccgccgcctcgcgctTCCCCGTCGACCATGAGATCAACTCCAGGATCTACCTCTGGCGTGGTCACCCCTGGAACCTTGAGGTCGACGCCGTCGTCAACTCCACCAACGAG AGCTTGGACGAAGCGCACAGTAGTCCTGGGCTGCACGCTGCAGCAGGTTCAGGGCTCGCGGAGGAATGCACCACCTTG GGCGGGTGCCGAACTGGAATGGCAAAGATGACCAATGCATATGATCTTCCTGCAAG GAAGGTCATCCATACAGTGGGCCCCAAATATGCTGTCAAGTATCATACAGCTGCGGAGAATGCACTTAGTCACTGTTATCGGTCATGTTTGGAACTACTCATTGAGAATGGCCTTGAAAG CATTGCAATGGGTTGCATATACACGGAAGCTAAAAATTATCCTCGTGAACCAGCTGCCCATGTGGCAATAA GGACTGTTAGGCGTTTcctagagaaacaaaaaagcaaGATAGCAGGTGTTGTTTTTTGTACTACATCATCATCTGATACTGAGATATACAAACG ATTGCTCCCACTATATTTCCCTCGAGACAAGCAGGAGGAAGAGATTGCGATATCAAAACTTCCAGCTGATGTCGGGGATGAGAATGGTGAAACTGTAATAGACGAAAGGAAAATAAGAATAATGCCTTTGCCTGCTGGTGTGACAGATAGAATAGTAGCTACAGCTCCTCTTGCTCTTCCTCTTGATTCTGCAATGGCATCAAAGAG GGGTTCTTTCAAGTTGGATTCGTATTTGGATCCTTCATTTATGTCATTAATTAAAGACCCAGATCTGCGGCGTAAGGAGCAGTGGGAAAAATCTTCTCAAGCCCAAAAAGGATTTAATTATGCTAGGTTACTTGGATATGGTGATCTGGGTTTCCCTTCATTGTCGGCTGCTGAAGAATATTCACTTCATTCACGATACCTTGCTAAAGCAAATTCTCTTAATCTTTCCGAGATTGCTGAAATGAAAATAAT ATATCGTGGTGGAGTTGATAGTGAAGGGCGCCCAGTTATGGTTGTTGTTGGTGCGCACTTTCTTCTTCGATGCCTGGATCTTGAACGATTTGTTCTACATGTAGTGAAG GAGTTTGAACCTTTGATTCAGAAGCCATATACAATTGTCTATCTCCACTCTGCAGCATCACTGCAACC GCAACCAGATTTAGGATTCATGAAACGGATACAACAAATATTAGGTCGGAAACACCAGCGAAACCTTCAT GGAATATACATTCTCCACCCAACATTGGGGTTGAGAACAGCTATTTTGGCAATGCAGCTTTTGGTTGATGGAGAG GTCTGGAAGAAAGTTGTATATGTCGATAGACTTGTGCAGCTCTTCAGATACGTACCACGCGAACAACTAACAGTTCCAGATTTTGTCTTTCA GCATGATTTGGAGGTGAATGGTGGGAGGGGCCTAATTGTGGACCCAAGAACGAAACATATCTATCAGAGACCATCTGGGTGA